A genomic stretch from Telopea speciosissima isolate NSW1024214 ecotype Mountain lineage chromosome 7, Tspe_v1, whole genome shotgun sequence includes:
- the LOC122666747 gene encoding pentatricopeptide repeat-containing protein At5g14770, mitochondrial-like, with protein sequence MRAFKRITNCASFSPYAPPISLRLLFPSLNFSSDQTNNPSDSKPNENLILQVPFPPVSLNTGFKNAHQLLQKKISPSKIDFYASLFCILIETYLTCRRFTEASEAFVSMRNNGLNPDLHAWNRLLFKFNSSGLISQVWVVYSEMLSCGVFPNVFTYNLLLHCLCKVGRFRMALDLLRTAADVDNVSFNTVIWGLCNEGNVEQAVGLLSEMMKKCIEIDSSTCNILVKGFCQIGSLSNAELLMNDFHNACIDRDIVCFNTLIDGYCKNGDISRALGLMETMRREGIWPDIVSYNTLINGFSATGDFVEAKNLMNKIFGCRNVRFLENDTVHQDHRTTEDNEVDGSGLEPNLITYTTLISGYCKQEGLEEALTLYEEMVKSGFMPDVITYSSILYGLCKSERLAEGMVLLREMEEMGVTPNQISYSILINSFFKAGNAVEVFLLWKEMLVRGIVFDLVVCNTLMDGLFKVGKVDEAENVFQLLFELNLAPNYITYSVLIDGRCRAGDMKGAESAVQEMEKKNMAPNVIIYSSIINGYSKRGMLDEAVDVLTKMVDRKVLPNVFTYGTLIDGHIRVGRQEMALNLYKEMTSRGLEANTFILEAFLNSFRKEGRLEEAETLFKDMMQRGVSPDCVNYTSLMDGLFKAGNESAALKIAQEMTEKHQGFDIVAFNVFINGLLRLGKSAEAQSIYTGIRQMGLAPDRATFNIMINAYCKEGNLKNALQLWNEMKSYGLVPHSTTCNNLLREFCKAGEMQTAMDLLNELVISGFSPDAVTHRLLLSACSKSNIASVFQMHELLIAVGLTPNRTVYNTFLTILGNLGMTRKASFVLSDMISRGIAADTTTYNALIHGYCKSSHLERALTMYSEMLVEGISPDVTTYNTLLQGLSTGGLMVEADELVDEMKKRGLVPDASTYDILVSGHGKKGNKKKSIMLYCEMVSKGFIPKTGTYNVLISDFAKVGKMDQARELLNEMQIRGVSPNSSTYDILISGFCKLAGQVELSNLRVSYRAEANMLFEVMNEKGFIPRKSTLIFISDTLARVGKKWKARRLMKKLFKRMKSKRTGTLSSRSGDS encoded by the coding sequence ATGAGAGCTTTTAAGCGAATAACGAACTGTGCTTCCTTCAGCCCATATGCTCCCCCAATTTCTCTTCGTCTATTGTTCCCCTCCTTAAATTTCTCATCAGATCAAACAAACAATCCTTCAGACTCAAAACCCAATGAAAATCTCATTCTCCAAGTTCCATTTCCACCTGTTTCATTGAATACTGGTTTCAAGAATGCCCACCAACTCTTACAGAAGAAGATCTCACCTTCAAAAATCGATTTCTATGCGTCTTTGTTCTGCATACTAATAGAGACTTACTTGACCTGCCGTAGATTTACAGAAGCATCAGAAGCATTTGTTTCAATGAGAAATAATGGGCTCAATCCAGATTTACACGCATGGAATCGACTGCTATTCAAATTCAATAGTTCTGGTTTGATTTCTCAGGTATGGGTTGTGTATTCAGAAATGCTATCTTGTGGGGTATTTCCGAATGTTTTCACTTACAACTTATTACTGCACTGTTTATGCAAAGTGGGTAGGTTCAGGATGGCTTTAGATTTGCTTAGAACCGCAGCAGACGTTGACAATGTTAGCTTTAATACTGTCATCTGGGGGCTCTGCAATGAAGGAAATGTGGAACAGGCTGTTGGGTTGTTGTCAGAAATGATGAAGAAGTGTATTGAGATTGATTCTTCTACTTGTAATATCTTGGTCAAGGGGTTTTGCCAAATTGGTTCATTAAGCAATGCAGAATTGCTGATGAATGACTTTCATAATGCGTGTATTGATCGAGATATTGTATGTTTTAACACATTGATTGACGGTTACTGTAAAAATGGAGACATTAGTAGAGCTCTCGGGTTGATGGAGACTATGAGAAGGGAGGGTATCTGGCCAGACATCGTTAGTTATAACACATTAATCAATGGTTTTTCTGCCACTGGGGATTTTGTTGAGGCAAAAAATCTCATGAATAAAATTTTTGGTTGTAGGAATGTTCGATTTTTAGAAAATGATACTGTTCATCAGGATCATAGAACAACAGAGGATAATGAAGTAGATGGCTCAGGTTTGGAGCCAAACCTTATTACATACACCACACTTATCAGTGGATACTGTAAGCAGGAAGGGCTTGAAGAAGCACTTACTTTGTATGAGGAGATGGTTAAGAGTGGTTTCATGCCTGATGTAATTACTTACAGTTCCATTCTATATGGCCTTTGCAAAAGTGAGAGGCTTGCTGAAGGCATGGTACTATTAAGGGAGATGGAAGAGATGGGTGTGACTCCTAATCAGATCTCTTATTCTATTCTAATTAATTCCTTCTTTAAAGCTGGGAATGCTGTTGAAGTTTTCCTCCTGTGGAAAGAAATGTTGGTTCGGGGAATTGTCTTTGATTTGGTAGTGTGTAATACTTTGATGGATGGACTTTTCAAGGTTGGAAAGGTTGATGAGGCAGAGAATGTATTCCAATTGCTGTTCGAGCTCAATCTTGCCCCAAATTATATCACCTATTCTGTGTTGATTGATGGACGTTGCAGGGCAGGTGACATGAAGGGTGCTGAATCTGCAGTccaagaaatggagaagaaaaacatgGCTCCAAATGTTATTATATATTCGTCTATTATTAATGGCTACTCTAAAAGGGGAATGCTTGATGAAGCTGTTGATGTTTTGACGAAGATGGTGGATCGAAAGGTCTTGCCAAATGTTTTCACTTATGGTACATTGATTGATGGCCACATTAGGGTGGGTAGACAGGAAATGGCATTAAACCTTTATAAGGAAATGACAAGTAGAGGTTTGGAGGCAAACACTTTCATACTTGAGGCTTTCTTAAATAGCTTTAGGAAAGAAGGACGCCTGGAGGAAGCAGAGACGTTGTTTAAAGATATGATGCAGAGGGGTGTATCACCGGACTGTGTTAACTACACTTCACTAATGGATGGCTTATTTAAGGCAGGAAATGAGTCTGCTGCTCTTAAAATTGCCCAAGAAATGACTGAAAAACATCAAGGGTTTGATATCGTGGCGTTCAATGTCTTCATCAATGGTCTCTTAAGGCTTGGCAAATCTGCAGAAGCACAATCAATTTATACAGGAATAAGACAGATGGGCTTAGCTCCTGACCGTGCTACATTCAACATCATGATCAATGCATACTGCAAAGAGGGAAACTTAAAGAATGCTCTCCAACTCTGGAATGAAATGAAGAGTTATGGGTTAGTGCCCCATTCAACCACTTGTAACAACCTATTAAGAGAGTTCTGCAAGGCCGGTGAAATGCAGACAGCAATGGATTTGTTGAATGAATTGGTGATTTCAGGATTTTCCCCAGACGCAGTTACTCATAGATTATTGCTTAGTGCATGTTCTAAGAGTAATATTGCGTCAGTATTTCAAATGCATGAATTGCTCATAGCTGTGGGACTTACACCTAATCGTACTGTTTATAACACATTCCTCACTATCTTAGGTAATCTAGGGATGACAAGGAAAGCTAGTTTTGTACTATCAGATATGATATCAAGGGGAATTGCTGCAGATACTACTACATATAATGCTCTTATACATGGATATTGCAAAAGTAGCCATCTGGAGAGAGCGCTTACTATGTATTCTGAAATGTTGGTTGAGGGAATTTCTCCAGATGTGACCACCTACAACACGCTTCTGCAGGGGCTTTCTACTGGTGGTTTGATGGTAGAGGCTGATGAACTAGTTGATGAGATGAAGAAAAGAGGCTTGGTGCCCGATGCATCTACATATGACATTTTGGTTTCAGGCCACgggaagaaaggaaataagaagaaatctaTAATGCTGTACTGTGAGATGGTATCAAAGGGATTCATTCCCAAAACTGGTACCTACAATGTACTTATTAGTGATTTTGCAAAGGTGGGGAAGATGGATCAAGCTAGAGAGCTTCTGAATGAGATGCAAATCAGGGGGGTATCACCTAATTCTTCAACTTATGATATACTAATCAGTGGATTCTGCAAACTAGCTGGTCAAGTTGAATTGTCAAATCTAAGAGTATCATATCGTGCTGAAGCAAACATGCTTTTCGAAGTGATGAACGAGAAAGGGTTTATTCCACGTAAAAGTACTCTTATTTTTATCAGTGATACCCTTGCAAGAGTGGGGAAGAAGTGGAAGGCTCGGAGGTTAATGAAAAAACTTTTTAAGAGAATGAAGAGTAAGAGAACAGGTACTCTTTCCAGTAGAAGTGGGGATTCATGA
- the LOC122669254 gene encoding exocyst complex component EXO70B1, whose product MESPESVSMDFGAAEKLILRWDSTASEEARERMIFDGGDRQEAHRYLRAVDEIQRSMESVTVSGDGSSRGGGDSGKVNGAIQIAMARLEDEFRNILITHTNPLEIDSLLESNSFSTHSSSSRADGAGELEADDDYPVDDGGERRSSVREDDLQGGEGSTSNSGSRTPNYRTTNSIREIDLIPPEAIYDLRSIAERMITAGYMRECIQVYGSVRKSAVDASFRRLGIEKLSIGEIQRLEWDTLETKIRRWIRAAKVCVRILFASEKLLCEQIFEGLGPAADDACFMETVKGPAIQVFNFAEAISISRRSPEKLFKILDLYDALYDLLPDVDAVFGSKLSESVRVQAAEILSRLAEAVRGILSEFENAVQRETSRIPVPGGTIHPLTRYVMNYISLISDYKQTLLDLIVSKPSTASRYSGDPTMPDLEFPEPESRSPLALHLVWIIVMLESNLEGKSKLYKDASLAHLFLMNNVHYIVQKVKGSPELREMIEDDYLRKLTGKFRQAATSYQRSTWVSVLHCLRDEGLHVSGSFSSGVSKTALRERFKTFNSMFDEVHRTQATWLVPDPQLREELRISLSEKLIPAYRSFLGRFRAHIESGKHPEMYIKYSVEDLETAVLDFFEGYPVSQHLIRRRSN is encoded by the coding sequence ATGGAATCGCCTGAGAGCGTTTCCATGGATTTCGGAGCCGCGGAGAAGCTCATCCTCAGGTGGGATTCCACTGCATCTGAAGAGGCCAGGGAACGAATGATCTTCGATGGTGGTGACCGTCAGGAAGCCCACCGTTATTTGCGGGCCGTCGACGAGATCCAGCGGTCCATGGAGTCGGTCACAGTATCTGGAGATGGATCTTCTCGTGGCGGTGGTGACTCCGGCAAGGTCAACGGTGCAATCCAGATCGCCATGGCTCGTCTGGAGGATGAATTCCGTAACATCCTTATCACCCATACCAACCCACTTGAGATCGACTCACTCCTCGAATCCAATTCCTTTTCCACCCACTCGAGCAGCTCCAGAGCCGACGGTGCCGGCGAATTGGAGGCTGATGATGACTACCCAGTAGACGATGGAGGTGAACGACGCAGTAGCGTTAGAGAAGATGATCTGCAAGGGGGAGAAGGAAGTACGAGTAACAGCGGAAGTCGTACTCCAAACTACCGTACCACTAACAGCATCCGTGAGATCGATTTAATCCCACCCGAAGCCATCTACGATCTCCGTAGCATCGCTGAGAGGATGATCACTGCGGGGTATATGCGCGAGTGCATTCAGGTCTATGGGAGTGTCCGCAAATCCGCCGTCGATGCCAGCTTCCGCCGTCTCGGCATCGAGAAGCTCAGCATCGGCGAAATCCAAAGGCTGGAGTGGGATACCCTCGAGACCAAGATAAGGCGCTGGATACGCGCTGCCAAGGTCTGCGTTCGAATCCTCTTTGCCAGCGAGAAACTCCTCTGCGAGCAGATCTTCGAGGGCCTCGGTCCCGCCGCCGACGACGCCTGCTTCATGGAGACCGTCAAGGGTCCCGCCATCCAAGTCTTCAACTTCGCCGAGGCTATCAGTATCAGCCGCCGATCACCGGAGAAACTCTTCAAGATTCTAGACCTCTATGACGCCCTGTACGATCTGTTGCCTGACGTTGACGCCGTTTTCGGGTCCAAGTTGTCTGAGTCCGTCAGAGTCCAGGCGGCCGAGATACTATCGAGGCTTGCGGAGGCCGTGAGAGGAATTCTGTCGGAATTCGAGAATGCCGTGCAACGCGAGACCTCTAGGATTCCTGTTCCAGGTGGGACAATTCACCCCTTGACCAGGTATGTCATGAACTATATCAGTCTCATATCTGATTACAAGCAGACCCTTCTCGACCTAATTGTGTCCAAGCCCTCGACTGCCTCACGCTACTCTGGCGATCCCACCATGCCGGATTTGGAGTTTCCGGAGCCAGAGAGCCGCTCTCCTCTGGCCCTTCATCTGGTTTGGATCATTGTGATGCTGGAGTCCAATTTGGAGGGGAAGTCCAAGCTCTACAAAGATGCCTCCTTGGCTCATCTCTTCCTCATGAACAATGTTCATTACATCGTTCAGAAAGTGAAAGGGTCGCCGGAGCTCCGGGAGATGATCGAGGATGACTATCTCAGGAAGCTAACCGGGAAATTCAGGCAGGCAGCGACGAGCTATCAGAGGTCGACATGGGTGAGTGTCCTCCACTGCCTCAGAGACGAAGGGCTACACGTAAGTGGGAGCTTCTCTTCAGGGGTTTCCAAGACCGCTTTGAGGGAAAGGTTCAAGACCTTCAATTCCATGTTTGATGAGGTTCACAGGACTCAGGCTACATGGTTGGTACCAGATCCTCAGCTGCGTGAGGAGCTACGGATATCCTTATCAGAGAAGCTCATCCCGGCTTACCGATCCTTTCTAGGCCGGTTCAGAGCTCATATAGAGAGCGGAAAGCACCCGGAGATGTACATCAAGTACTCAGTCGAGGATCTTGAGACTGCTGTCTTGGATTTCTTCGAGGGTTACCCAGTTTCCCAACACCTGATCAGGAGGAGATCAAACTGA
- the LOC122666824 gene encoding pentatricopeptide repeat-containing protein At4g20740-like, which translates to MPPEIRPLVTDTNNKFYFFYGHRKPSQNRPTVRGGIFSNRKTSNPNSFDQSKTLNPKHQSNSSSTSFDLQKWDPNSHGSLSTPPTKTASEKFFSIAQALTPIAQYICDSFHKHKHWGPSIITDLNKLRRVTPKLVAEVLKVQTDPRISSKFFHWAGKQKGYQHNFVSYNAFAYCLNRANQFRAADQVPELMNMQGKQPSEKQFEILIRMHSDASRGLRVYYVYEKMKKFGIKPRVFLYNRIMDALVKTDHLDLAMSVYDDFKEDGLMEESVTYMILIKGLCKAGRADEVFELLGRMKENLCKPDVFAYTAMIRILVSEGNLDGCVRVWEEMHGDGVEPDAMAYTTLITGLCKGNEVDKGYELFKEMRKKGYLIDRAVYGSLVEAFVANRRVGLACDLLKDLTESGYRADLSIYNSLIKGLCNVDQVDKAYKLLQITVQEGLSPDFVTINPILVAFAEQTRMNDFCKLLEQMKKLGSPVIHDLPKFFSFLIEKGNRELTALQVFTYLKEKGYSSVTIYNILIGALHSIREIKEALSLFHEMKNSDVGPDSSTYSTIIPCFVEIGDLKEACLCYNKIKELSCIPTVIAYVSLVKGLCKIGEIDAAIVLVRDCLANVMSGPMEFKYTLTILHVCKSGNADKVIEILNEMMQQGCPPDEIIYSAVTYGMCNHGTLEEGRKVFVHMKEHGHLREAEMILYDELFIDHMKKKTANLVLSGLKFFGLESKLKSRGSTLLPS; encoded by the coding sequence ATGCCACCTGAGATACGACCCCTCGTCACCGACACCAACAACAAATTCTACTTCTTCTATGGCCATCGCAAACCATCTCAGAATCGACCAACTGTCCGTGGTGGGATCTTCTCCAATCGCAAAACCTCAAACCCTAATAGTTTTGATCAGTCTAAAACCCTTAACCCTAAACACCAATCAAATTCCTCTTCTACCTCATTTGACCTACAAAAATGGGACCCCAATTCTCATGGATCCCTATCAACCCCACCAACAAAAACAGCGTCTGAGAAATTCTTCTCAATTGCTCAGGCCCTCACTCCAATTGCTCAATATATATGTGATTCCTTCCACAAGCACAAACATTGGGGACCATCTATTATCACTGACCTCAATAAGCTCCGACGAGTCACTCCTAAGCTTGTTGCTGAAGTTCTAAAGGTGCAAACTGATCCAAGGATCTCCTCCAAGTTCTTCCACTGGGCAGGTAAGCAGAAGGGTTACCAACACAATTTTGTTTCGTACAATGCATTTGCTTATTGCTTGAATCGTGCAAACCAATTTCGGGCAGCTGATCAAGTGCCCGAGCTCATGAACATGCAAGGGAAGCAACCTAGTGAGAaacaatttgaaattttgattagGATGCATTCTGATGCCAGCCGGGGTCTTCGGGTGTACTATGTTTAtgaaaagatgaagaaattcGGAATCAAACCTAGAGTATTCCTTTACAACAGGATCATGGATGCACTTGTAAAAACGGACCATTTGGATTTGGCAATGTCAGTTTATGATGATTTTAAAGAGGATGGGTTAATGGAAGAGAGTGTTACTTATATGATCCTGATTAAAGGGTTGTGTAAGGCAGGCAGGGCTGATGAGGTTTTTGAGCTTTTGGGTAGGATGAAGGAGAATTTGTGTAAGCCAGATGTGTTTGCTTACACGGCAATGATCCGGATATTGGTTTCAGAGGGAAATCTTGACGGTTGTGTAAGGGTTTGGGAGGAAATGCATGGGGATGGGGTTGAACCAGATGCTATGGCTTACACCACTTTGATCACAGGTTTGTGCAAGGGGAATGAGGTTGATAAAGGTTATGAACTTTTTAAGGAGATGAGAAAGAAGGGTTATTTGATAGACAGGGCTGTTTATGGCTCATTGGTTGAAGCATTTGTGGCAAATAGGAGGGTTGGTTTGGCTTGTGACTTGCTGAAAGATCTAACGGAATCTGGCTATCGGGCTGATCTGTCAATATACAATTCTTTGATAAAAGGTTTATGTAATGTGGACCAGGTAGACAAGGCTTATAAGCTTCTCCAAATCACAGTTCAGGAGGGTCTTAGTCCTGACTTTGTTACTATAAATCCCATCTTGGTGGCTTTTGCAGAGCAAACCAGAATGAATGACTTTTGTAAATTGCTTGAGCAGATGAAGAAATTGGGATCTCCAGTTATTCATGATCTCCCCAAGTTCTTTTCATTCTTGATTGAAAAGGGGAACAGAGAACTGACAGCTTTACAAGTATTTACATACTTGAAGGAAAAAGGATATTCCAGTGTTACAATTTACAATATCCTTATTGGGGCTCTTCACAGTATACGGGAAATCAAAGAAGCATTATCACTCTTCCATGAGATGAAAAATTCAGATGTTGGACCTGACTCATCTACATATAGCACCATAATTCCATGCTTCGTAGAAATAGGAGATCTCAAGGAGGCATGTTTATGTTATAATAAGATAAAGGAATTGTCTTGTATTCCCACTGTAATTGCCTATGTATCTCTTGTCAAAGGGCTCTGCAAAATTGGAGAGATCGATGCAGCAATTGTTTTAGTTCGTGACTGCTTAGCAAATGTCATGAGTGGGCCCATGGAGTTCAAATACACTCTTACCATTCTCCACGTTTGTAAGTCAGGTAATGCTGATAAGGTGATTGAAATACTGAATGAAATGATGCAACAGGGATGTCCACCGGATGAAATCATATATTCTGCTGTTACTTATGGTATGTGCAATCATGGAACTttagaggaaggaagaaaggtaTTTGTACATATGAAAGAGCATGGCCATCTAAGAGAAGCAGAAATGATCCTATATGATGAGTTATTTATTGACCACATGAAAAAGAAGACAGCAAATTTGGTTCTGTCAGGTTTGaagttttttggtttggaatcaAAGTTGAAATCAAGGGGTAGTACACTCTTACCGAGTTGA